A single genomic interval of Bacteroidales bacterium harbors:
- a CDS encoding alpha/beta hydrolase, producing MNTPPEILSVPAHGVTLKVTRYPNPGKENIILLHGGPGVPDEMTELAGWLSRHFQVINFEQRGIGTDLKEIGYRMEDYIADINHLADYFRMAKFHLFGHSWGGLYAQLYASRYPEKLLSLFLCSPASGTGSQWEETEKEIFRYNYNRSTLWEWLGMAVNTVLGYMGNKSAYSRLFRQIIINYHKGYNVEPPDEEKLKKITPVSGFNTRKEIRKAKPLPDRINLSCPVIITFGESDAYGNSKHYVLHRFPYATTSVIPHCGHTPWKHNPGGFQKVLSAFYLSAT from the coding sequence ATGAATACTCCTCCCGAGATACTTTCTGTTCCGGCCCACGGGGTAACCCTTAAGGTAACCCGTTATCCAAATCCGGGAAAGGAAAATATTATCCTTTTACACGGAGGACCGGGCGTTCCTGATGAAATGACAGAACTGGCCGGGTGGCTGAGCCGGCATTTCCAGGTTATCAATTTTGAACAAAGGGGAATAGGTACCGATCTAAAGGAAATTGGCTATAGAATGGAAGACTATATCGCAGATATAAATCATCTGGCAGATTATTTCAGAATGGCAAAGTTTCACCTGTTCGGTCATTCATGGGGCGGTTTATATGCGCAGCTTTATGCATCGCGATATCCTGAAAAATTGCTGAGCTTATTTTTATGTAGTCCGGCATCCGGTACAGGAAGCCAATGGGAAGAAACCGAAAAAGAGATTTTCAGGTACAATTACAACCGGTCGACACTTTGGGAATGGCTCGGAATGGCTGTTAACACGGTTCTTGGTTATATGGGAAATAAATCGGCTTACAGCAGGCTGTTCAGGCAGATCATCATCAACTATCATAAGGGTTATAATGTGGAACCACCTGATGAGGAAAAATTAAAAAAGATTACCCCGGTTTCCGGTTTTAATACAAGGAAAGAAATACGCAAGGCAAAACCACTGCCTGACCGGATTAACCTTTCGTGCCCCGTAATCATTACATTCGGTGAATCGGATGCCTATGGCAACAGCAAACATTATGTCCTGCACCGCTTTCCGTATGCAACAACATCAGTAATTCCACATTGCGGTCACACACCATGGAAACATAATCCGGGAGGATTTCAAAAAGTCCTGTCTGCTTTTTATTTATCTGCAACATGA